In one candidate division KSB1 bacterium genomic region, the following are encoded:
- a CDS encoding zf-HC2 domain-containing protein has translation MGKKHDRAHPGALLDAYLDGELSRRERRQVEAHVRTCPRCRAELDGHRQLHAKLRTLPVLSCPEEVIARVQARCTPQVVRRWHAAVRPRFGWRLAMVGATVAVAMLILLWRQPWQRQPYEGTSYSEEEVLQARRDVELAFAYVHHALRLSERTLEEEVLPRQVVKPLKRGVAAAFGALTQEGI, from the coding sequence ATGGGAAAGAAGCACGATCGTGCACATCCGGGGGCCTTGTTGGATGCCTATCTGGATGGTGAACTTTCGCGAAGGGAGCGCCGCCAGGTGGAAGCTCATGTGCGCACCTGTCCCCGCTGTCGTGCGGAGTTGGATGGGCACCGCCAGCTCCACGCCAAGTTGCGTACCCTTCCCGTGCTCTCCTGTCCTGAGGAGGTGATTGCGCGGGTGCAGGCACGATGCACTCCGCAGGTCGTGCGCAGGTGGCACGCGGCGGTCAGACCGCGTTTCGGCTGGCGTCTGGCCATGGTGGGGGCGACTGTGGCAGTGGCAATGCTGATTCTGCTCTGGCGGCAGCCGTGGCAGCGACAACCCTATGAGGGCACATCCTACAGCGAAGAAGAGGTACTCCAGGCGCGCCGCGACGTGGAATTGGCCTTCGCCTATGTTCATCATGCGCTGCGCCTAAGCGAACGCACGTTAGAGGAAGAGGTACTGCCCAGGCAAGTGGTGAAGC